AACACTGATCATCCAGCTAAAGTAAAGATTCAGTCAAACTGCACTTTTGGCAAAAGAAACATGTTGCAGGCACTGTTTCAGGGGTATGTATCTTAAACAAGTAGCAGCTGAGAGATGATGTGGAGCACAAAGGGGATATACAACTGTCTGTATTGCAACACATGCGACATTTTGGTATAGATGCTACTTAGATCACTCGGTGTTGGAAACTACACTGATACATCATACAGATATTAATAAAGAAGTGTTCTTTCCATCGATCCATTATGGTATGTCCCAGATACAGCTGTATTAGACAGGTAGCATTATAACTTCACTCCATAACAATGCCCAATAACATTTTTCCTCTGATTCAAAAATAGACAAGCATAAGAACTTGTTACCTCATTGTTTTCTCAAATCATGTACcagtaaacatatttcacataaacCCCTTCccaatgagtgagttgggttttatgccgttttcagcaatattccagcattatcacaacAGCGGGTACCAGAAATGgtgttcacatattgtacccatgtggtgaataaaacccgggtcttctgagtgacaagcaaatgctttcaccacttgactaccccatCACCTCATAGACAAAGGAACTATCATGAACAACTTACTAGCATTGGTTTGGTACCTGGAGCTTCTAGGTTTGCAAGTACCAATAGCAAGTAATTTACGTCAGCCATGTGAACAGGACAATAATGACCGGGGTGAACGCTTTAAACATGTAGATACTCCACAGCCCCAGCAATCTGAAAATGATCTTCAAGACTCAGACGTTTTACTCCTGTGCCAAATCAATGACTGTTGGACAAttctaattaattaattaaaaacATCAGGTGTGATGACTTTTCGATAAAGAGGAGTATTAAATAGACTGGACGTGGGAGCACTGTTCCAAATGAAGTTAGTCCAAACTTGATCCTGTGCGTTTGAACATTAATTCATGAGTGTACTATGTTCCAAACTAACATGCAAgccccacaatgaagcacatgtgacacatgtggtctcaccgtaggcaagtgagtttgttcaacattgcctctgttcaccaagCAGAAACTGGGTACCCAGTTCGATCAAGTCATGTGACCAGGACCTTCTAATGCTGAAAAGGCACTTTGGGTTTTCTGGGGAAaaagaatcagattctgattaagcACTGCGAGCAATCACTCAGTGTTAGGACATGGCACTTTAGAAGACAACTTATTCTTATTACAAAAGCATTGGCTCATCACGTTTCAAGACCCAAGTTTGAATCCCACAAACGGGTAGAAtgcgtgaagccaatttctggtgtttgcCATCgtgatgttggaatattgctaaaagtaacgtaaaaccaaactcagtcagtcagtatcCCCACAGGTACTTCTTTACACTAGTATCCATTGCAACTCAGGTCTATGACCGATTTACCCTTACTTATATTCCACAGAGGTTAGCAGCCAGATGTGCATTAACATGCTCACTCATTTTTGTCACACTGAGACAGGAAGTATATTAGATGAGCTTAATGTATCACTAGCTCTCTATTACATGATAATGTCACACACCATCCATCTGATAGTAGAACATGGCCAAATATCAACTTATCAGGGTTAAGGGCAAACACTGGAAACCATACCAAACTTTTCCTCAGCCAATCGAATATCCATTCCATCTATCCTAAACATCAGAAGGGGTCAACAGAGAAGAGggaaacaaacaacagaatctaTCTGGGATACTGCATGTCAGCTGCATAACTATCAGAGTTGCCTTAATTTCATGTTTATTGCATCATATTAATGGTAAGTACTTGACATGATATATTATGTTATGTGAAATAAGGAaagcagatgatgatgatgatgatgatgatgatgatgatgatgatgatgatgatgatctggCAGCAGCATTTACCAGCAAGTAGTGGTTCATGACACCATACAGGGTCAACTTGCAAGCTTGCAGGTTGATGATTGCGGCAATGTGTTGGCATTGACACTTAACAaatcaccccccccccccaaccaccacacacacacacacaaaaaaaaaaaaatagtaaaaataaaacaaaaaaattaataaatataaGAACAAAAAAAAACGAACACCAACCTACCCACCAATTACTGCTTTttacaaggataagttggaccgcTGCCAAAATCGTGTTTACGAGAAGTAGGTGGTACAGTGCAATgggcaaacccatttggtttgtgaaaggaagAGCAGATGTAGGTTAGTGCATGTAGAAGTAGGTGGTACAGTGCAATgggcaaacccatttggtttgtgaaaggaagAGCAGATGTAGGTTAGTGCATGTAGAAGTAGGTGGTACAGTGCAATgggcaaacccatttggtttgtgaaaggaagAGCAGATGTAGGTTAGTGCATGTGCAGTGTATGAGGATGAATTTAAATTCTGAGCATAGCTCCACATgccttgctcataagactctCACCCTTCACTCACAGCACTACATTTGATCACAGACAACCTGGGGCCGCTTCGTTCACAATGGCAAGCATCAGTGAGGGGCATTCATATATGCTAATATGGGCCAATTGTCAGGTTGGTATGCTTATCCTTGTTTGTTAGTAACAACCCTGAGCCATGCCACAGATGTGCAGCTGTCATTGTAGTTTGTGGAATACCTGCACACTAAAAACACTAAAAAATCTAAATGTCTCAACACTCATAACCTACAAATGAAGTTCTTAAAACCCCACTAAAAGCTCCATCTTTAACTCTACTCCCTCTCTGCATAAATATCCAATGACATTTGCCCCGAAGGTCTTTTCCGGTCTATTCTGAGAAAACTTTGCTCATTCAAAATGAAGACTGCATGAGTTCTTCATCCAATCAGACGTCAGTACCCCAGTACGACTAGCTCAATTTCTTTCTTCCAGTGACTCAACAATATTGACTCCAACAAAAGAAAACCAAGACAGAAGCATTAATCCTCTGATTGTACTCTTTAAAACTGTGCATGCTTCACACTCACAAACAGGAAGcataaaacataaacaacaatTGAGTTGTCCGTCGTATACATGCAGAGGATACTGCATAACCTCAGTATAGAGAAATTGGATGCTTTAACAGTCATGAAAAGTCAGGAGCTAACTGTTTATTTAGAAACTAACTGACGTGACCTTCTTTGGAAACTGCTGAGAGGTACTGTATTCTGTCAAGTTCTGATTCTATAGAGGTTCTAGCTTTGTATGAAATCATTGCATACTACAAGCATGCTGGAAAAATACTCTGAGAATTTCTTTTGAGAAACTAAAAATACTGAATCACAAAACAGGAAGTCGACCATATCAGATGTTGAcatcacaggggcttgtaacgcaGAACACTGGCATCACTAATGCTGTCTTAGCACTACATAAAAGGAGAGTGATGTAACATGGTCCTTTTTTGTGTTACAAGCCCCTTTGGCCAAGTGAACATTTGTAATAATTACCATTAAATTGTTTCATACATAAAGTGAACTGAAATTCATAAAAGACTTGTTATTTCTGGAGGTGTGGTGAACCATGATCAAATGGACAAGAAGATACAACAAAATCCACAACCATCCTGAACTACCAAACCCAAAATATACACCCTTGTTAAACATAAACAGGCAATGAATGGCTTTCATCATAATGAGTTGAAATATGCTTAATACAACACTGTAAAACATCAACTTATGGCATTCTTACTAAATTGCGTAGTTTCACTATTCATAAAGCTGCTACTTTTTAACTGTCCAAGGCCGTTCACTATTTCGCTGCCTCTCTAAAGATGACATAGCTTTTTTAGGTGGAACCAAGGCATTGGATATCCCAACTCTGGACTTCCGCTTCTTCCCTGCCATGAAGCTGTCATCATCTGCTGGTTCAGTCTCCAATGCTGTACCTTGCATCTTGTGAACTGACCCAAAATATAACTGTTTATGATTATGCTGATTAAAACCCAACTTCTGGGCATTGTTCTCATCATGTTTGGTTTCAACAACAAGCCCTGTGACACTTTCTTGGTCATGGAAATACCGACAGTTCTTTCCCATCCGACATTTTCCTTTCTTAAATTTCCAACACACCTGTTTAGTCCCTTTTTCTGGCAATTTTTCTGTCATTCGCACATGTTTTTCTAAGATGGAATTCTTGACGAGTTCTGCCTGCTCAAAAGGATTTTTGAACACAGAAGTGACGGTTTCCTTCCCTTGCTGTCCAATATCAGGAGTGGGTAGTTTGTCCTCCAGGGGGTTGGGGAGACGGTCTCTGTCATCCTGAGAGGTAGACTTTTTTGAATCTTGATGGCCACAATCAGAGTCATCACTGTCACTATCATCCTGAGTTATCAAGAAGTTTTTTGCACTGTTTTTATTGCTGGTGTCTTTATCTCTGTAAGGAAAATGATAATGTTATGATGATTGATTCCGTGAGTGTAAGTGAGCCATAATATTGTGTTTACAGGTGGCGCCATACCTAGTTTGTGGGGGAACCATGTTTTTCTTGCATACAGTGAGATGACAACATCACCTGCAAAATACCGTCTCTAGTGCAGAAGCTTCTGTCGCAAACGGATAAATATTCAGCTTTCACGGAAGttgtggcctaaatttctgtcAAAGTACTTCGACCCTTGAACGTAATGCACTTTGAGAACCTTCATAAATGTgatcataacttttgaaataatgctcGCAACTTGTCAAGTGGACCACTGTCTGCTCGGGTGAAAagtaaaacataaatatcacgTCGCCcgaatggaatgttgctgacataataaaaaaaaaaacaactactgAACACTGAATTGGTCAtctcttacatatttttttaaagctTGTGACCACTGGGTTCATGTAAAATACTACTGTGATGTCACTATACTGCACAGACACGACACATTTTATTGCCCCTGCAATAGAGCGTGCCATGCAGATAAGAAGAACGAATGTGCATATGGTTGAATAACTtacctgtaaatatgtttctgtttaaaggggcactgatgcggagcgaataatgtttctcgccaagggtataattacgaaaccaaaccgcaaattggtcagcgcaagctccttcgaccgtgacggacgaaggaactgggctcctgtccatattagcagaatttcttcacctaaacagtcaggaggccggatgcccatcatatgccatttgtttaaaaatatccatggtattccttgtctgatcgtaaccaaatatcccagcagtgtagttcttttcggatgctttgatggtatagttactgatccaatttgatcctatttctgtgtttttaacctcgatatttaatcatgttacatgaaaatatgatgtctacaggcacatagcaagccatttgtttcagcacggaagattgcaaagctttatatataggtagttttgagtgttggttcagctgtgatagcaaatatcatacgtaagttttggtagctatggtggctacaatggtttattatttatgataataaaaacacacagttgatttatttgaattcgtaaacgaaaaacgatgactttgaatttggtagagaaatctgaaaattttcttacgttaaaaaacccttatttcacctatttacccaagtacacagcaaaggcctgtgtgtattccttatgtaacgaaattccgttggtatcctcaaaacagtttcgtcCCATAAGTATTTTCAGGCTGCGTGCGACACAGatattacatcttccttgctgtaactcgcgtttgatggtgtaaacctacacgtgttatttgtcatcattctctggacgGTCAAttagtgaatttataacaggtataattagtagtaacaccacttcggttacacAACAAAGGTTcaaatttggcatttctcctgtctggagtaaatactcagcattataaattaaggtctgtaatggcaaatgtatttgcatgttatgtaatatgtgcatgtaagtgatgcaagagggtttatcagctgagttacaaaaacaaacatcgatcaaaggattaaccgataacacactgattgattaattacttgtatcttctagcggatttgtcaaaaggcagtgtgtgtagatgactacaccctgtcgtaaagagtgagtgcaaaaacaacatcctcccttcaaagaattaaccacccttgcgttgattgattgattgctcattattggttaactaaattacttagaatagtggacatcatacaattagttgccaggtgtgctatcttgggagaccaatgagaggtttatctgttTTTCACCatcgaaagacgtgaaacgatgtgttactttttcgcaaactagacagttgtaagacacgcgacacagagcatgattatttaccagctgcagatgaatggaatacgatttcttttatgtggatattgatggatacattcctgaacaaggtagtagcctgacattgttgctataaaattagtctgttttacattcattatttgcattttgttttaatttatttgttgtagcattcagcagaatctgtatgacagaaaacacacactagatcgcgtatgtgtgtgaaataggatccacattggcaatctatacaatgtataaatgttgcttttgtgttagaaatttactatgagtataagcagatcgtgtgttcttttattaattttcagaatcatacaactatgatataataatatcatatatacaataaactaattaggtttaTCAGACCAAATATAGAGaggtacattggcttcgttatttttctgtcctgatagttttttaccatttctaccactggcagatgattaaccttcaaagtatttcatttgttttcataatacatttgtaatgaagtaaaaatgacctcacctaagttgatctgtctataactaaactatcaattgcgcttatggaatgcgcagcagaggtcacgaaccagtcatgaattctgggatatcatccgggtactcacgggagaaaaacaataacaaaagtttacaccagtccacggaaattgctccgcatcagtgcccctttaagaattTTCACCAAAAGAATTTCACATAATCAAGAAAAAAATGACCAGTTTGTTTGGCTTTTAATTAAAATGacatgttgtatttgttgatttctatGGAGAAGAATGCATCAATTGCATTTCCATGCAAGGGTGTGCCCTATAAAGAGTAACCCAAAAACATGGTACATCACTTCCCTTCGTGCTGGCAGACAAGACACAAAGTGTTTTCTGCATTGGAAACCAGCAGGcgacagaacattcaaacaattTATGAAAGGTgaggtgatatttatttatgaaattacagttttgataatctactgatacACAATAATGTACATGATCATCTTTTGCGTTATTACcccgaaaacatgttacatggcaaattatgtgattgtaggtaAGATGATTTCTCACAAATGTGTAAAATTTAAATCTTAAGACaatcaaattcatgaaaattattcatgTTACAATATATCATCATGTATGGTCCTATACTTTCGCACGACGTATCTTCATCAAATTGAAAGACACCGtggttaaaaaaaataaacaacttgCTTCATTAATCACAGATACGTTAGGGTTAGTTGTGCGTGGTTGGGAAATGTGCCCCAAGCTCCATAGCCCATTGATCCCCTCCCTTACACAATTCAACTTGCACACACCAGCATTGCTATAATGCATGGTGCCTTTTGGGAGACATGGTTCCATATTTTCGTGACACAGATGCTCGGTCAAATACATTCGCAAATTAACAGGAATAAGCACTGTCATGTTATTATGCAAATCAAACGAATTGTTCTCTTGATTCAGCTGACTCAAAATGCAATATTACGTCTGAATTTCTTCGTCCTCCAGACCTTCGTTCTCTGATAAATCATCCTCACTTCCGTAATCAGCAACAAGTGACGCCATGACACTTTTCGCGAAAGTGCAGCAGTGAATTTCGCGGAATTTTTTGATTGGCTTGTAGTACCGGTAACTTCGTCGGCTTCGCTGTTCGGGAGAAAAAGTGAATttacaatgaaaaacaaaatgaaatgtaatCACAGCCTGTATTCCCGTATTATTTGAAGTTTCAAAGCATCTTCCAGCAAAAGGAAATGAAAATAACCGATGTCTTCTTTGTCATTGTCCCAATCACTCCCCGATCAGCTGACGGATATAGATGGCGCTACTTACACTTTTTGAGAACCGAAGGGAATATGCCGGAATTGGTCGTACCCTAGTCCACATATATAAATGTGCACTCGCTTTACTGACGCCAATATGATAGTTGCACTTTGAAATTACTAACATAGCTGTCACATAGAATGCATTTTGCTGCTTGACAAAGTTTAGTACCTAGTTTGACCTCACTGGTGTCCCAGACGTAGTAGTTGAAATCCAGTGCCCAGTCGGGCTGCAACTAGTCTGTCCACTTTGACAGTCGGTGAAGGAAGATGTCGGGGAAAGTGAAGTCGAGAACTGCTGCGAATGCCGCCGACGCAGCAACTCAGTCCGTCAACGAAAGAATTCTGAAAGAGTGTCACACCCTATACATCGATCCAGAAAATGGTATGGGTATTTCTTTGGGTTTTAGAAGGGGTTGTTCTTTCGTGGCGCTTATGTAATGTATGCCTAGACGGTGACTCTGCAGACAGCAAATATGCGATTTAGGCGAGACGGTAGACGGACACGcatcaatatatttcatttaaattctTATTCACGTCttcaaattgtgaaaatgaCATTCTTGAAAGAAAACGCTCTTTCCTGATTGTCTAGTTAAAATATCCAACTTTTTGGTCAGGCGATTGTAGCTAAATATAAATCCGTCTGCAGGGTCTCGGTTGTACCAGCTGATCAAAGGTCACAGTGCCGATGACTCATGTGCTACGGTTGGGAATTTCCTACTGGTgaaattttcaatgaaattatgtaaaaaatatctACAATATCCATTTTGACCATAGACGAAATATTTCTATGCAGAGGTAATGTATTAATCTATGGATGATGCCTGTCTGGATATGTAATGAGATGTTAAAAAAAAAGTTGACATCTAGGTGGAGGGGCctttaaatattgttttgacaaCACAGCAAAAACAAGTATCCTCTCTTCATGACCGTTGTCTATGTATttatttgtaaaaatattaaaagtttGATTCTTTTTGCGAAGATGTCAATGTCAGGAACAGCTGCTTCTGTCTTGTGCCAGCAATCAATGcattataactgaaaatattttaacaatgcattttttattttcagagtttgtgaagtcacctttattgtttttttattttctttagtTAAGTGTCTGATGTATGAGTTCTTTTCACTTTGTTTTTGCAaataacaaaactgaaaaattgAGCTGTTTATCCAAAATTGTTGCATGTGCAAGTCCAATGTGTCGTCTGCATGGCCCATGGCACAAAGGGATCTGTTGTGCAGAAATGTATTATACAGATAAGGTGCATATTTGcataaattgcacaaaatgtttttttgaaaACTCAATTCCAACTGAGTCGTTTCGACACAAGTACGCTTGAATTTTGTAAATGCTCAATAAAATTGATCTTACATGTATACGCATAAAACAGATGAAAAACAGATACATATTGTGAGGTTCTATATCAGCACATGAACTTGGCAACTTGCAGTCTTTCTTATCTTTTCTCTTATTACTGATCAAATACGAGTAACAAACACATAAACTAACACTTAGAGTTtattaaattttaaaataaatgGAAAATGACGAAATACCcaagtgtttgagtgagttggGTACAATTCATTTGGTTTCTCGAAGGAAAATTAGGGAAACGTTATCTGTGGCTCTGtccatgtcacatgtcattttaaattgCTCAAGAGGTTCCTTCGTGTTCTATTGATAAACAAACATTGCTGATTGATATGAAGGAAATATTATCTCTGTCCTTGGTTTTTATCCATTTTAAGAAATTGTATGGAATATGACAGTTTTATAGCAGATTTTATCAACATTATTCCACAATATGGAGAGTCAGTTAAGTTGTCTATGTAATTATCTATTGTTGACAATTTGTCAGTGTGTTGCATGCCTTCTTTCCTTGTTGATATGATTTGATAATGCAGTTGTAGATTAACATGTGGATAGCATTTCATGGTTGCCAATCTGGTCCAAACTCTTTTCATCATTTCTTGAGACCACAGTTTCAAAACATGACCAGGTATTAATTTCTTGTCAATATTGTTCCCTTAAACAACTAAGGATCATTTCAGTATGAAAGGTCTgctgaatatatttttatatgtgATGTCTTATTAACCATGATGAATTTGAAAAAAGCCAAACAAACCAATTTGCTCTTGTAACTGTTGTCATCCTATGTGATATCTTTAGTTTTCTATGGCATAGTTATTCAAAATCAATAATTGTATAACAACTTATTGTGTGGAGTCTGGGACAAAAGATGTTCATACTTAATGCTTTAGCAGGCTTACAACACTAGTAGCATTTTGATTGCTTTGTGGAAATTGAATCTTGATGATGGATATCGTTGTATCCAGTGTGGATTATTGTTAATACGGCTATTAACAGGCAAATGTTATACAggtaaaatattgctgactgcagcacCAGACATCTACATTATCTATATAAGCTTTGACTTaatcctctctctctctctgaacaTCCAAAATGTTGATAGTaacattttcttttgaaatggAGAGGAGCCCAAATGAGAAATGTAATTCAGAATGGTGAAAGGTGATCACTTAGTCTGTCGTATTGTCTGGTGTATCTAGACAAAAACCTTGTCTCtgaatgtataattttgatagaaacaataattactttcaaattgaaaaggagtcccaatgagatgggagattcagaacttgACTTTATTTAGGGGTGTAGCATTGCAGATGGGGCAGGGCAGTAGGTTaaataatgtagttcagggactgtgtcAGACTATATTAGCTTTGACATATGCAGAAAAGCATCCCACTCGGTTCATTGGCTCAGTGCTTATCCCATCCCACTCTATTCATTGGCTTAGTGCTCAAGGAAACTCAGATGTCACAACGTCACCGCCTTGCAGAGATGAAATCCTTCTACATGTAAATTTTCTCTTTTCTTGTGAGGGTAAGTTACAATTCAGCAGTGAAATGACAGTACTGACTTGCTGCTTTGTATTCTTCAGAAAATCAGTGATATGCATGTGTCCTGCTAACAGACCTAACTGGTCAGTCTGACATTGTCCAGTCGGAATCAATCATCATTATGGGGGAGAGTCTGACTCAAGATGAGACATTTCACTATCTGTGATTCACTGCTGCACTCTCCTATTGTCACTGTAAGTCTGCTAGGTTTCGCTTCTGGTAAGGTCTTCAGTCTTGGACTGGTTCCTGGAGGTTGATGACGTCTTGGCAGTTTCTTTGTCATGAACCAATTCTCATTCAGAGGTATGAACACTTTGTCAGTCTGAATCAGCGATTTCTTCAAATTTGCTGATGTGGCAGTTATTAGATGGTATTTTACCACAGacagaaagaaaaaaatcacatttgaaAAATTTGACAGATGATGTTGTAGACTATGATTTTATATATGctgatatttcatttttgtaaaatgtaattGGACTTGACCTGTTGTGTGTATGATTAGGTCAAATGCCATGTATAGATTATTCCACAAATCAAATAGATTTCCTCCTTTAGAGATTCTGAGTGCATGAAGTCGCATACTTGTGATAATTTAGCTCTGTCAATTAATGTTTTTATCATTGTGTTAAATAGAAATGTGTGGAATTCAACACTATGTTACAGTGTGGGTGTGCTGTTGATCAGCACATGGTGATATGCAACCAGTTCTTGTGCAGCTGTTTTCTCCTTTGGTGGTGGCTCCTGTTCATAGCTATCATGAACAAATGGTTTGTGGGAGTACGTCATCTCAGGCTATCAGAGAGGAGTGCAATTAAGCCAtgtcagcattatttcagccataacaCTTCATGTTGTGCTTTGTACTGGAATCAGTGATTGATAGTGTGACCAGCATCGTATACAGATCCTTGTATAAAACTAAAGGATAAccaaacaaaagttgaaatgtgTAACATGAAATTAGATTGAGTTTATTGATCACCAGGAACCAAAGTTGGGCAATCCCACAAGGGACAAGGAGACTTGCAACACCTCTGTTAGTTGCATGATGCCCTGGCAAGATAACCACCATTCCTGTAGTTCATTTGTTTTGGCCAATAGTTGACATGTTGTCCAAGGAATAGGTTATGCGATATATGGAGATATGAAACACTTGCGTGAAGTGGACTTATCTACCTCTTTGTCTGGACACAGTTTCTGGACATTCAGTTTTATTGCCAGGGATGTGAGATACTACTTTCAGCCAAGTTCTTTATATACTTCTATGAGCTTCAAACACTGTGTCAATTTAGATTGTCTAGATTGAAGTTGCAGGCTTCATCTGATTTTCGGATATGACTGttttccgtaacctgcaagaATGCTCTGTTCTTATCCAATCAGACTTCATCTACAAGTGCAAGTTGGTTCAAGAGTCACTCCTTTATTATCTTGAGCCATACCTTGTACCTGAAATAGTCATATTGATAGGCATCAGTGTTTCACACAGTGGTAAGGGATTGTGAATGGCAACCATTTTATGGCAGATAATTGCAGAGTTACAATGAGGCTGTGGTACAAGAACtataacatgttatatatgttCGCCCCTGGGGGTGGAGGTGTTTGTCTGAAGACACAATCAAGTAGATAAAACTACCACCAGAGTAGCACGAGTTGCCATTTGCCAACTTGGCACAAGTGCTAATGAATGATGATTCTTTTTATTCACTGTATCAAATGCTGTGAAGCACACTGAAACCAAAACTTTTggggttggttttttttttttaaacacctCTCTCAAGAATTTTCTGACTGTATAACGCTTAAcagcagtctgtatataatcaggTCTGAATCATAGTCATGTGATCAAAAGCTGAAGTAACTGGGatgctgaccacctgatcaggTAAGTCACCTCTAACGATAAcattgggttgctgaaaaccaattatAACCTGAATGT
The window above is part of the Haliotis asinina isolate JCU_RB_2024 chromosome 1, JCU_Hal_asi_v2, whole genome shotgun sequence genome. Proteins encoded here:
- the LOC137296903 gene encoding uncharacterized protein, with translation MASLVADYGSEDDLSENEGLEDEEIQTDKDTSNKNSAKNFLITQDDSDSDDSDCGHQDSKKSTSQDDRDRLPNPLEDKLPTPDIGQQGKETVTSVFKNPFEQAELVKNSILEKHVRMTEKLPEKGTKQVCWKFKKGKCRMGKNCRYFHDQESVTGLVVETKHDENNAQKLGFNQHNHKQLYFGSVHKMQGTALETEPADDDSFMAGKKRKSRVGISNALVPPKKAMSSLERQRNSERPWTVKK